Below is a genomic region from Escherichia ruysiae.
AGAAGAAAATGACGCTGAAAGCGAAAAAACTGAAGAATAAACTCAACCGCCCGTCAGGGCGGTTGTCATATGGAGTGCAGGATGTTTGATATCGGCGTTAATTTGACCAGTTCACAATTTGCGAAAGATCGTGATGATGTTGTAGAGCGCGCTTTTGGCGCGGGAGTTGATGGGCTACTTATCACCGGCACTAACCTGCGCGAAAGCCAGCAGGCGCAAGAACTGGCGCGTCAGTATCCACGCTGTTGGTCAACGGCGGGCGTGCATCCTCATGACAGCAGCCAGTGGCAAGCTGAGACTGAAGAAGAGATTATTGAGCTGGCCGCGCTGCCAGAAGTGGTGGCAATTGGTGAGTGTGGGCTCGACTTTAACCGCAACTTTTCTACGCCGGAAGAGCAGGAACGTGCTTTTGTTGCCCAGCTACGTATTGCCGCAGAATTAAACATGCCGGTATTTATGCATTGTCGCGATGCCCACGAGCGGTTTATGACATTGCTGGAGCCGTGGCTGGATAAACTTCCTGGTGCGGTTCTTCATTGCTTTACCGGCACACGCGAAGAGATGCAGGCGTGCGTGGCGCGTGGAATTTATATCGGCATTACAGGTTGGGTTTGCGATGAACGACGAGGGCAGGAATTGCGTGATCTGTTGCCACTTATTCCTGCGGAGAAATTGCTGATCGAAACCGATGCGCCGTATTTGCTCCCGCGCGATCTCACGCCAAAGCCATCATCACGGCGTAACGAGCCTGCGTATCTGCCCCATATTCTGCAACGTATTGCATACTGGCGAGGGGAGGATGCTGCGTGGCTGGCGGCTACCACAGATGCGAATGTCAAAACACTGTTTGGGATTGCGTTCTAGAGTTTGCGGAACTCGGTGTTCTTCACGCTGTGCTTAATTTCTTTATTGATAAGATTAAGCAATAGCATGGAGCGTGCCTCGCCGTCAGGCTCGGTGAAAATGGCCTGAAAACCTTCGAATGCGCCTTCGGTAATAATCACCTTATCACCTGGGTATGGTGTTGCCGGATCGACAATGTTTTCCGGTTTATACACAGACAGCTGATGAATCACTGCCGATGGGACTATCGCTGGCGATGCACCAAAGCGCACGAAGTGGCTGACGCCACGTGTAGCGTTGATGGTAGTGGTATGAATCACTTCTGGATCAAATTCCACAAACAGGTAGTTGGGGAACAACGGCTCACTGACTGCAGTACGTTTGCCACGCACGATTTTTTCCAGGGTGATCATCGGCGCCAGGCAATTAACGGCCTGTCTTTCGAGGTGTTCCTGGGCACGTTGAAGTTGCCCGCGCTTGCAGTACAGTAAATACCAGGATTGCATAATGACTCTTATCCGTTTAATCGGGGCGCAAGAATAGCAAAAGCGATGCGTTAAGTTAATTATATTCCCCGGTTTGCGTTATAGCGCCTGAGTTCACGCTAATTTAACAAATTTACAGCATCGCGAAGATGAACGCCGTATAATGGGCGCAGATTAAGAGGCTACAATGGACGCCATGAAATATAACGATTTACGCGACTTCTTGACGCTGCTTGAACAGCAGGGTGAGCTAAAACGTATCACGCTCCCGGTGGATCCGCATCTGGAAATCACTGAAATTGCTGACCGCACTTTGCGCGCCGGTGGGCCTGCGCTGTTGTTCGAAAACCCTAAAGGGTACTCAATGCCGGTGCTGTGTAACCTGTTCGGTACGCCTAAGCGTGTAGCGATGGGCATGGGGCAGGAAGATGTTTCGGCGCTGCGTGAAGTCGGTAAATTATTGGCGTTTCTGAAAGAGCCGGAGCCGCCAAAAGGTTTCCGCGACCTGTTTGATAAACTGCCGCAGTTTAAACAGGTGTTGAACATGCCAACGAAACGGTTACGTGGTGCGCCTTGTCAGCAAAAAATCGTCTCCGGCGAGGATGTTGATCTTAACCGCATTCCCATTATGACCTGCTGGCCGGAAGATGCCGCTCCGCTGATTACCTGGGGGTTGACCGTAACGCGTGGCCCGCACAAAGAGCGGCAGAATCTGGGTATTTATCGTCAACAGTTGATTGGTAAAAATAAACTGATTATGCGCTGGTTGTCGCATCGCGGCGGTGCGCTGGATTTCCAGGAGTGGTGTGCGGCGCATCCGGGTGAACGTTTCCCGGTTTCTGTGGCGCTGGGTGCTGATCCCGCTACTATTCTCGGTGCAGTCACGCCCGTTCCAGATACGCTTTCAGAGTATGCTTTTGCCGGATTGCTGCGTGGCACCAAAACCGAAGTGGTGAAGTGTATCTCCAATGACCTTGAAGTGCCCGCCAGTGCGGAAATTGTGCTGGAAGGGTATATCGAACAAGGCGAAACGGCGCCAGAAGGGCCGTATGGCGACCACACCGGTTACTATAACGAAGTCGATAGTTTCCCGGTATTTACCGTGACGCATATTACTCAGCGTGAAGATGCGATTTACCACTCCACCTATACTGGTCGCCCGCCGGATGAACCTGCGGTACTGGGCGTGGCGTTGAACGAAGTGTTCGTGCCGATTCTGCAAAAACAATTCCCGGAAATTGTCGATTTCTACCTTCCGCCGGAAGGTTGCTCTTATCGTCTGGCGGTCGTGACGATCAAAAA
It encodes:
- the ubiD gene encoding 4-hydroxy-3-polyprenylbenzoate decarboxylase, with the translated sequence MDAMKYNDLRDFLTLLEQQGELKRITLPVDPHLEITEIADRTLRAGGPALLFENPKGYSMPVLCNLFGTPKRVAMGMGQEDVSALREVGKLLAFLKEPEPPKGFRDLFDKLPQFKQVLNMPTKRLRGAPCQQKIVSGEDVDLNRIPIMTCWPEDAAPLITWGLTVTRGPHKERQNLGIYRQQLIGKNKLIMRWLSHRGGALDFQEWCAAHPGERFPVSVALGADPATILGAVTPVPDTLSEYAFAGLLRGTKTEVVKCISNDLEVPASAEIVLEGYIEQGETAPEGPYGDHTGYYNEVDSFPVFTVTHITQREDAIYHSTYTGRPPDEPAVLGVALNEVFVPILQKQFPEIVDFYLPPEGCSYRLAVVTIKKQYAGHAKRVMMGVWSFLRQFMYTKFVIVCDDDVNARDWNDVIWAITTRMDPARDTVLVENTPIDYLDFASPVSGLGSKMGLDATNKWPGETQREWGRPIKKDPDVVARIDAIWDELAIFNNGKSA
- the rfaH gene encoding transcription/translation regulatory transformer protein RfaH, whose translation is MQSWYLLYCKRGQLQRAQEHLERQAVNCLAPMITLEKIVRGKRTAVSEPLFPNYLFVEFDPEVIHTTTINATRGVSHFVRFGASPAIVPSAVIHQLSVYKPENIVDPATPYPGDKVIITEGAFEGFQAIFTEPDGEARSMLLLNLINKEIKHSVKNTEFRKL
- the tatD gene encoding 3'-5' ssDNA/RNA exonuclease TatD is translated as MFDIGVNLTSSQFAKDRDDVVERAFGAGVDGLLITGTNLRESQQAQELARQYPRCWSTAGVHPHDSSQWQAETEEEIIELAALPEVVAIGECGLDFNRNFSTPEEQERAFVAQLRIAAELNMPVFMHCRDAHERFMTLLEPWLDKLPGAVLHCFTGTREEMQACVARGIYIGITGWVCDERRGQELRDLLPLIPAEKLLIETDAPYLLPRDLTPKPSSRRNEPAYLPHILQRIAYWRGEDAAWLAATTDANVKTLFGIAF